From the Bdellovibrio reynosensis genome, one window contains:
- a CDS encoding XRE family transcriptional regulator — translation MKKKKTTAEELSKMFGISHGRSVEAIMKAQIISAILKVMEQDELTHAQIALKSKLPRSAVTGILSGSLQKVTIDRLLRMAEAVGLKAQITLKRSA, via the coding sequence ACTGCTGAAGAGCTTTCGAAAATGTTCGGTATATCCCATGGGAGAAGCGTCGAGGCCATTATGAAAGCACAAATCATCTCGGCAATTTTAAAAGTAATGGAACAAGATGAATTAACACACGCCCAAATAGCGTTGAAGTCAAAATTACCTCGAAGTGCCGTCACGGGCATTTTGTCCGGAAGCCTGCAGAAAGTGACGATAGATCGATTATTACGAATGGCTGAAGCTGTGGGACTTAAAGCACAGATTACATTAAAAAGGTCGGCTTAA